The Chloroflexus aggregans DSM 9485 genome segment TTGGCGATCTCGACAATATCAACAGCCTGAAACGCTTCTTTGTGCAAAGCATCCGTGCGTGCTTGACCGGTGATGCAGATGATCGGGATCGAGTCGGCCATTGCGGTGTAGAGACCGGTAATCATATTGGTACCGGCTGGCCCACTGGTGCCGACACAGATTCCGACCTCGCCGGACGCACGTGCATAGCCGTCGGCAGCGTGCGTGCCACCCTCTTCGTGGCGCACGATGAGGTGCCGAATCTGCTTGCTTTTGCGCAGAGCGTCGTAGAACGGTAAGATGGCTGCTCCCGGCACACCGAAGATGTAACGCACACCTTCGCTCTCTAACACGTTGATCACCGCATCCATCACGTTCATGCGTGGCATGGGGTTTTCCTTTCACATTGTGAAAACATTTTTCATTGATAGGACACAAAAATTACACGCCGGGATAACCGACAGTGAGGGCCAGCGCCGAATGGTCCAGATCGCCGTTACCACTGTCGATCAGGCGTTGGAAGTGAGTACGCACGAGATCGCTGAATGGGAGTGAGAGACCAAGTGCAGTGGCGGTCGTGTGGATAATCTCCATATCCTTCTGATGAAGCCGTACCCGAAAGCCAGGACGAAATTCGTTGCGCGCCATTGTCGGCCCGCGGATGTCGAGCACCCGACTCTGAGCCAGCCCACCACCGAGCACGCGCAGGATGATCTCAGGAGCGATACCGGCAGCTTTACCGAATGCTAACGCTTCGGCGGCGGCGGCCATCGTAATGGCAACGGCGATTTGGTTACAAGCTTTGACCGTCTGCCCGGCTCCAATGAGGCCGCAGTAGGTGATCGTTTTACCCAGCGTTTGGAAGATGGGTAGCGCCCGCTCGAAATCCTCCGGCTGACCACCGACCATAATCGAGAGGGTTGCGGTGGCGGCCCCCTTGTCGCCCCCGCTGACCGGTGCATCGAGCATTGCAATCCCATAGTCGGCGGCTGCCGCCGCTAGTTGACGGACCGTTTCAGGGGCAATCGTGCTCATATCGATGAATAGGCTTCCCCGGCCCATGTGGGCGAATAGGCCGTCCGCTC includes the following:
- a CDS encoding NAD(P)-dependent oxidoreductase, with product MTQRIGFIGLGVMGKPMARNLHRAGFTVTVWNRSPQPMNELAAEGLIPASSPAELARTSDVVITMLPNGPDVARVAQGADGLFAHMGRGSLFIDMSTIAPETVRQLAAAAADYGIAMLDAPVSGGDKGAATATLSIMVGGQPEDFERALPIFQTLGKTITYCGLIGAGQTVKACNQIAVAITMAAAAEALAFGKAAGIAPEIILRVLGGGLAQSRVLDIRGPTMARNEFRPGFRVRLHQKDMEIIHTTATALGLSLPFSDLVRTHFQRLIDSGNGDLDHSALALTVGYPGV